Proteins encoded within one genomic window of Dyadobacter chenhuakuii:
- a CDS encoding PhoH family protein has translation MLEKIITLEDVSMVDFLGIHNANIKEVAAAFPGSKIISRGNEIRIQGTAPEIIRITDVMDSLIAHYQKYGKVTNDNVKGYLNGVVKSPVASAEDDADVIIYGNKGLVVKAKTPNQKLLVEQAEKFDLVFAVGPAGTGKTYTAVAIAVRALKNKEVRKIIITRPAVEAGENLGFLPGDLKEKIDPYLRPIYDALDDMIAPEKLKLYLESRTIEIAPLAYMRGRTLNNAFILLDEAQNTTPMQMKMFLTRMGPSSKAIITGDKSQIDLPKNLKSGLIDSLAVLKGIKGISFVELDGSDVVRHRLVKDILAAYDKAEQ, from the coding sequence TTGCTGGAAAAAATCATCACGCTCGAGGACGTTTCAATGGTTGATTTTTTAGGTATTCACAATGCGAATATCAAGGAAGTTGCAGCCGCTTTCCCTGGAAGCAAAATTATTTCACGCGGAAACGAGATCCGCATTCAGGGCACCGCTCCTGAAATTATCCGTATCACTGATGTAATGGATTCATTAATAGCCCATTACCAAAAATACGGCAAGGTTACCAATGACAATGTGAAAGGTTATTTAAATGGCGTTGTTAAATCGCCCGTTGCCAGTGCAGAAGATGATGCGGATGTGATCATTTATGGCAATAAGGGGCTGGTTGTAAAGGCCAAAACGCCAAACCAAAAACTGCTGGTGGAGCAGGCGGAGAAATTCGACCTGGTATTTGCAGTAGGACCGGCCGGAACAGGAAAAACATACACCGCGGTGGCCATTGCCGTGCGGGCTTTGAAAAATAAGGAAGTCAGAAAAATCATTATAACACGTCCAGCCGTTGAGGCGGGCGAAAACCTGGGTTTTTTGCCGGGTGATTTGAAAGAAAAAATTGATCCTTACCTGCGCCCGATCTACGACGCCCTGGATGATATGATTGCACCGGAAAAGCTGAAATTGTATCTGGAAAGTCGCACTATTGAGATCGCGCCGCTGGCTTACATGCGCGGACGGACATTAAACAATGCATTTATTTTGCTGGACGAAGCACAAAACACGACGCCCATGCAAATGAAAATGTTCCTGACCAGGATGGGCCCCAGTTCCAAAGCCATCATTACCGGTGATAAATCTCAGATTGATTTACCTAAAAACCTGAAATCAGGGTTAATTGATTCATTAGCAGTCCTGAAAGGGATCAAAGGGATCAGTTTTGTTGAGCTGGATGGGTCCGATGTGGTGAGACACCGTTTGGTAAAAGATATCCTTGCAGCTTATGATAAAGCCGAGCAGTAA
- the dnaB gene encoding replicative DNA helicase, with translation MENDKASGNFSKSGFKQNNQGRKPMGARTPGTDQTFSKLPPQAVDLEEAVLGALMIEKDALTAVADILRPDSFYKEAHVRIYTAIITLFADSEPIDMLTVTSKLRSTGELELVGGAPYIMELTSKVNSAANIEFHARIISQAFIKRELIKVASEIQREAFEDTTDVFRLLDKTEQSLFQISESNIKKNYADMGALMRQALAELDQKKNNKDGLTGVPSGFSALDRLTSGWQKTELMILAARPGMGKTAFVVSSLRNAAVDFNMPVAIFSLEMSSVQLVNRLISAEAEIDSEKIRKGSLAPHEWEQLHHRIHRLTNAPIYIDDTPALSILELRAKCRRLKAQHDIQMIVIDYLQLMTGDTGGKGAGNREQEIAMISRSLKNLAKELDVPVIALSQLSRAVETRGGEKRPQLSDLRESGSIEQDADMVLFLYRPEYYGITEDESGNSVAGIGEVIVAKNRAGSLDTVQLRFIGKYTKFTDLDSQFTPAPFSVDRPIPTTNPIASFESQSKPAPAGGTLRSRANDLSNFDYKGPDSEPPF, from the coding sequence ATGGAAAACGACAAGGCATCCGGCAATTTCTCGAAATCAGGCTTTAAACAGAACAATCAGGGACGCAAGCCAATGGGCGCAAGAACGCCCGGTACCGATCAGACTTTCAGCAAGTTACCTCCTCAGGCGGTAGACTTGGAAGAGGCAGTTCTGGGTGCATTAATGATTGAAAAGGATGCGCTGACAGCTGTTGCGGACATTCTCCGCCCAGACAGTTTTTATAAGGAAGCACACGTCCGGATCTACACCGCCATCATCACGCTATTTGCTGATTCGGAGCCTATTGACATGCTGACGGTGACTTCCAAATTGCGCAGCACCGGAGAGCTCGAACTGGTAGGCGGTGCGCCGTATATCATGGAGCTGACTTCAAAAGTGAACTCCGCCGCCAACATTGAATTTCATGCGCGCATTATTTCCCAGGCTTTTATCAAGCGCGAGCTGATCAAAGTGGCTTCGGAAATCCAGCGCGAGGCTTTTGAAGACACCACAGACGTTTTCAGGCTTTTGGACAAAACCGAGCAGAGCCTTTTCCAGATCTCCGAATCAAACATTAAGAAAAATTACGCTGATATGGGCGCGCTGATGCGACAGGCATTAGCAGAACTCGATCAGAAAAAGAATAATAAGGATGGTCTTACCGGTGTTCCATCCGGTTTCAGCGCCCTTGACAGGCTTACGTCAGGCTGGCAGAAGACGGAATTGATGATCCTTGCGGCTCGTCCGGGTATGGGAAAAACGGCGTTCGTGGTTTCTTCGCTCCGTAACGCTGCCGTGGATTTCAATATGCCCGTTGCCATTTTCTCCCTCGAAATGTCCTCGGTTCAGCTGGTTAACCGTCTGATTTCGGCTGAGGCAGAGATTGACAGCGAAAAAATCAGGAAAGGAAGCCTTGCGCCGCACGAATGGGAGCAATTGCACCACCGCATTCACCGGCTTACCAATGCGCCGATTTACATTGACGATACCCCTGCCCTCTCCATTCTCGAACTGCGTGCAAAATGCCGCCGTCTGAAAGCCCAGCACGACATTCAAATGATCGTGATTGACTATCTCCAGTTGATGACGGGAGATACGGGTGGCAAAGGCGCAGGAAACAGGGAACAGGAAATTGCCATGATCTCGCGTTCGCTTAAAAACCTGGCGAAAGAGCTCGATGTGCCGGTAATCGCACTTTCTCAGCTTAGCCGGGCCGTTGAAACGCGTGGCGGTGAAAAAAGGCCTCAGCTCTCGGATTTAAGGGAATCAGGATCCATCGAGCAGGATGCGGATATGGTTCTTTTCTTATATCGTCCTGAATATTATGGTATTACAGAAGACGAATCAGGAAATTCTGTTGCCGGGATCGGTGAAGTCATCGTTGCGAAAAACCGTGCAGGATCACTGGATACGGTTCAGTTAAGGTTCATTGGAAAATACACCAAATTCACCGACCTCGACTCACAATTCACCCCGGCACCATTCTCGGTAGACCGGCCCATCCCAACCACAAACCCCATCGCATCATTCGAAAGCCAAAGCAAGCCCGCCCCCGCAGGCGGAACGCTCAGGAGCAGAGCAAATGATCTGAGTAATTTCGATTACAAAGGCCCCGATAGCGAACCGCCGTTCTGA
- the rlmD gene encoding 23S rRNA (uracil(1939)-C(5))-methyltransferase RlmD — MVKNIKYEYVEITDFAAEGKCIFKSDDGVIFVEGNVAPGDIVDLQVVKTKKKLKEAIVTKIHSKSPLRKDPYCLHNVVCGGCKWQHIAYEHQLKFKRQQVVDHFQRIGHIKNVSINEILAAPKTEYYRNKLEFTFSNWRWLTKEQMDSGATFTKHALGFHVPKRFDKIFTVDHCHLQPDPSNTIRNSLHHFGELHNIPYYDVRFNRGTLRNLVVRTANSGDVMVIVQFGEQNDEAIEQVMQYLHKTHSEITSLNYIVNLKGNDSYQDQEVIHYAGDTTIRETMEDLIFLVGPKSFYQTNSEQAYQLFSVAREFAGLTGNESVYDLYTGTGTIANFVARRAKKVVGVEYVEAAVQDARKNSELNGITNTAFFAGDMRSIMNESFLQEHGRPDVIITDPPRAGMDQPVVETILKAAPDRIVYVSCNTATQARDLALMTEDYEVTKVQPVDMFPNTHHVENVALLVRRAGLRLRSA, encoded by the coding sequence ATGGTTAAGAATATCAAGTATGAGTACGTTGAAATTACCGATTTTGCAGCAGAAGGCAAATGTATATTTAAATCAGATGACGGCGTAATATTTGTAGAAGGAAATGTGGCTCCCGGTGACATAGTTGATTTGCAAGTAGTAAAAACCAAGAAAAAACTCAAAGAGGCGATCGTTACGAAGATCCATTCAAAGTCGCCTCTCAGGAAAGACCCATATTGCCTGCATAACGTTGTATGCGGCGGTTGCAAATGGCAACATATTGCGTATGAGCATCAGTTGAAATTTAAAAGGCAACAGGTTGTAGACCATTTCCAGCGGATCGGGCACATTAAGAATGTAAGCATCAACGAAATTCTTGCCGCTCCGAAAACGGAGTATTATCGCAACAAGCTTGAATTCACTTTCTCCAACTGGCGCTGGCTTACAAAGGAGCAGATGGATTCCGGTGCGACATTTACCAAGCATGCGCTCGGCTTTCACGTTCCCAAGCGTTTTGACAAAATATTTACCGTAGACCATTGTCACCTGCAACCGGACCCGTCCAACACGATCCGCAATTCGTTGCATCATTTCGGTGAGCTGCACAACATTCCTTATTACGACGTCCGCTTCAACAGGGGAACGCTCAGGAACCTGGTGGTGAGAACCGCCAATTCAGGTGATGTAATGGTGATTGTGCAGTTTGGTGAGCAGAATGACGAGGCCATTGAGCAGGTGATGCAGTATTTGCATAAAACACACAGCGAAATTACTTCCCTGAATTACATTGTAAACCTGAAAGGAAATGACTCTTACCAGGATCAGGAAGTGATCCATTATGCTGGCGACACCACGATTCGTGAGACGATGGAAGATCTCATCTTCCTTGTTGGTCCGAAATCTTTTTATCAGACCAATTCAGAACAGGCTTATCAGCTTTTCAGCGTAGCGCGTGAGTTTGCGGGTTTGACGGGCAATGAGTCGGTCTATGACCTTTATACGGGAACAGGGACCATTGCCAATTTCGTAGCGCGCAGGGCAAAAAAGGTTGTGGGTGTTGAATATGTGGAAGCAGCAGTGCAGGACGCGAGAAAAAATTCGGAATTGAACGGCATTACCAACACAGCTTTTTTTGCGGGCGACATGCGGAGCATCATGAATGAAAGCTTCCTGCAGGAACACGGCAGGCCGGACGTAATCATCACCGATCCGCCACGCGCGGGAATGGACCAGCCTGTTGTGGAAACGATCCTGAAAGCAGCCCCGGACCGCATTGTGTATGTAAGTTGCAATACAGCCACGCAGGCAAGGGACTTGGCGCTAATGACGGAAGATTATGAGGTGACAAAGGTGCAGCCGGTAGATATGTTCCCGAACACGCACCATGTGGAGAATGTGGCTTTGCTGGTACGGCGGGCCGGACTTCGGCTCCGCTCAGCCTGA
- a CDS encoding M43 family zinc metalloprotease, with protein MIKPSSKLLLTFLLLIISKAFVLAQDSDSLLKRCASTELDALTISRFPALQQLRIKSEQAIQKRIQANRTSLRTNADEIITIPVVVHVVHSEEDMSIGGANNENITDAQIQSQIDVLNEDYGNASGYKGFYTDSLGVDTRIRFKLVTVLRTYNEKNQFSPITEADDLAEISPAWATSRYLNIWVCRLADRYLGTSQFPVVTELNDLTTGLSTSEDEAVRALTDGVIIDFRYFGRNSPAITSSVYNLGRTTTHEVGHWLGLIHIWGDRNCGTDHCDDTPTAFTKNETTDISCTPVFSECRGVTTRNMIENYMDYSPDGCMSVFTNDQKERMHAVLELSPRRAKLVEFSKISGEDLLVELSPNPVSETLTASVFTPNFQLFTVEVFNQRGQLVTSGATNLSYLDVQKFPSGLYYYRVSSGGQTVTKRFVVR; from the coding sequence ATGATAAAGCCGAGCAGTAAGCTTCTGCTGACCTTTTTACTGTTAATTATCTCCAAAGCGTTCGTGCTGGCGCAGGACAGCGATTCGTTGCTGAAACGCTGTGCCAGCACAGAACTGGACGCTTTGACCATTTCCAGATTTCCTGCTTTACAGCAACTCAGGATCAAGTCTGAACAAGCCATCCAGAAAAGAATCCAGGCCAACCGAACTTCGCTCAGGACGAATGCGGACGAGATCATAACGATTCCGGTCGTGGTGCATGTTGTTCATAGTGAAGAGGATATGAGCATCGGCGGGGCGAACAATGAAAACATTACAGATGCCCAGATCCAGAGCCAGATCGATGTTTTGAACGAAGATTATGGCAACGCTTCCGGTTACAAAGGTTTTTACACTGATTCCCTGGGGGTTGATACGCGCATCCGCTTCAAACTGGTAACAGTATTACGGACTTACAATGAAAAGAACCAATTCAGTCCCATTACCGAAGCGGACGATCTGGCTGAAATTTCGCCTGCTTGGGCAACCAGCCGTTATCTCAATATATGGGTCTGCCGCCTGGCTGACCGCTATTTGGGCACTTCCCAATTTCCGGTTGTTACTGAGTTGAATGATCTTACCACAGGACTTTCTACTTCCGAAGATGAGGCAGTAAGGGCATTAACAGACGGCGTAATTATTGATTTCCGCTACTTTGGCAGAAACTCACCAGCCATCACCAGCTCCGTTTACAATCTGGGCCGCACCACCACGCATGAAGTGGGACATTGGCTGGGATTGATCCACATCTGGGGAGACCGGAACTGCGGGACCGACCACTGTGATGATACGCCAACTGCTTTTACCAAAAATGAAACAACCGATATTTCCTGCACACCCGTATTTTCCGAATGCCGGGGTGTTACAACCCGCAATATGATTGAGAATTACATGGATTATTCTCCTGACGGGTGCATGAGTGTGTTTACCAATGATCAGAAAGAGCGGATGCATGCCGTCCTCGAACTAAGTCCCAGGAGGGCCAAACTGGTGGAATTTTCAAAAATCAGCGGTGAAGATCTCCTGGTTGAATTGTCTCCAAATCCGGTGAGTGAGACACTAACGGCCAGCGTTTTTACGCCGAATTTTCAACTTTTCACGGTTGAAGTTTTCAATCAGCGGGGCCAGCTCGTTACTTCCGGTGCCACTAATCTCAGTTATCTCGACGTTCAAAAATTCCCAAGCGGACTCTATTATTACCGGGTTTCATCCGGCGGACAAACAGTCACCAAACGGTTTGTAGTTCGTTAA
- a CDS encoding DUF922 domain-containing protein, translating into MIRSFLLVLSLFFTCLPGFSQQEKVVLKLAMDQASLVKSYKFFVQEVEDQRIIPGSGLGKVIVLGKETPVALPGKVDKELFNYWSFAAPKNQQTYLPLYISIKELSLNEKRVGPNKVTGEVKLSVKFRWYRNMQPVELTNYQTAANYTRPERDFVYEKLVKQLLDQSIAHFQKWMTLNAGKNPALARNIQLVFKEISNSDPDTVFYSPKRPLIWDDFKVRNAKPGSRYAAAVFTSFGYEGRSYPKDDDLVVEIGLKTFMVKSMSWGRPESRNASTLRHEQIHFDITRLVVEKFKARLLKADLTIEDYDSEIQYQFLEAFREMNTDQERYDGETGHGLNAGAQAAWDRKIAGEISAVYAVQ; encoded by the coding sequence ATGATCAGAAGTTTTTTGCTTGTCCTTTCACTGTTTTTCACATGCCTGCCTGGTTTTTCACAACAGGAAAAGGTTGTGTTGAAACTCGCAATGGATCAGGCATCATTAGTCAAGAGCTATAAATTTTTTGTCCAGGAAGTTGAAGATCAGCGCATTATTCCTGGTTCTGGACTGGGAAAGGTGATTGTGCTGGGTAAGGAAACGCCTGTTGCGTTGCCGGGTAAGGTGGATAAAGAACTGTTCAATTATTGGTCCTTCGCAGCACCCAAAAACCAGCAGACTTACCTTCCGCTTTACATCAGCATCAAAGAGCTTTCGCTAAACGAAAAGCGCGTTGGCCCCAACAAGGTGACCGGCGAAGTGAAGCTCTCTGTAAAATTCCGCTGGTACCGGAACATGCAGCCTGTGGAGCTCACAAATTATCAAACCGCAGCAAACTATACCCGACCGGAAAGGGATTTTGTTTATGAGAAGCTCGTGAAGCAGTTGCTAGACCAATCCATTGCGCACTTTCAAAAGTGGATGACGCTGAATGCCGGAAAAAATCCCGCACTGGCCAGGAACATTCAGTTGGTTTTTAAGGAAATCAGTAATAGTGACCCTGATACGGTATTTTATTCTCCGAAAAGGCCGCTGATATGGGACGATTTCAAAGTCCGGAATGCAAAGCCGGGCAGCCGGTATGCGGCGGCGGTATTTACCAGTTTTGGCTACGAAGGACGCTCCTATCCCAAGGACGATGATCTGGTGGTGGAAATCGGGCTGAAAACATTCATGGTAAAAAGCATGTCATGGGGCCGGCCGGAGTCCAGGAATGCGAGCACATTACGCCACGAACAAATCCATTTCGACATTACCAGGCTCGTAGTTGAGAAATTTAAAGCCCGACTGCTCAAAGCCGACCTCACCATTGAAGATTACGACAGCGAGATCCAATATCAATTCCTGGAAGCATTTCGCGAAATGAACACCGATCAGGAACGTTATGATGGTGAAACCGGGCACGGCCTCAATGCCGGGGCGCAAGCAGCATGGGACCGCAAAATAGCTGGCGAGATTTCGGCGGTTTACGCCGTTCAATAG
- a CDS encoding T9SS type B sorting domain-containing protein produces the protein MKKRYILFMLMLFAFTKTYATHIVGGQLFITENKDNYYNYNIGLTMYFDALNGNPGAEDPAVNIYVFRKRDNQPIGYLQAPKIERKSVTYANPQCGISSLETYMITYSSSLRLEPTDFSDPQGYYMVWDRCCRNGTITNIQAPGDAGSLFYLEFPPLFKNNANFRNSSPIFPAIKGDYACVNSPFFFDFGGKDADGDSLTYKLITPMQGFSDKANPSVEARGSSNYPRLTWLPGISEANIIPGPKPLTVNPRTGMLSVTPGNVGLYVFAVQVDEFRNGVKIGTLTRDFQLKVVDCPKMDAPKLLFKPKGKNTYYTENEIITVKKGDPNCFEVMVTDPTVNQIIRINGRAVNNTKNYFTILPAEFKTKIANDTLKFEVCLDECFVTYDERPIKIELIAEDESCPVPLMDTLSILIRRESSSNKSPEVTTSLPGQYVHVTAGVPVVFTVYGKDIDKDSIALSGRGQDFNMVDMAMDFKAISGKAQIQQTFKWTPPCNAKKGDTLAVDFKVEDMRCVGNPLAVSKPVYFVVDESPNTPPLVETSLATPEITYTIGSSSEIVFDVMATDPDTNTISLAAAGRGFSIGDAGMKFANKTGVKEVSSPYAWSPECSMLDGQSEKAFMIDFITQDKSCAAASDTTTVKVIVKDDTSDVVPEFPNVITPNNDGKNDCFVLEDLPADNCVNQFKDVTIFNRWGKQVYYSKIRKNWCPASISQGYYYYVVQYTKKSFKGGLTILK, from the coding sequence ATGAAAAAACGGTACATCTTGTTCATGCTGATGCTGTTTGCCTTTACCAAAACCTATGCAACACACATTGTTGGCGGGCAGCTCTTTATTACGGAAAACAAAGACAATTATTACAACTATAACATCGGCTTAACGATGTACTTTGATGCGCTGAATGGCAATCCCGGTGCTGAGGACCCGGCTGTGAACATTTACGTCTTCCGAAAACGCGACAACCAGCCCATCGGCTATCTTCAAGCCCCAAAAATAGAACGAAAATCGGTCACCTATGCTAATCCGCAGTGCGGAATATCGTCGCTCGAAACATATATGATCACTTACAGCTCGTCGTTACGGCTGGAACCCACCGATTTCAGTGATCCGCAGGGTTATTATATGGTTTGGGACCGATGCTGCCGGAACGGAACGATCACGAACATTCAGGCACCGGGTGACGCCGGCAGCCTCTTTTATCTTGAATTTCCCCCGCTTTTCAAGAACAATGCAAATTTCAGGAACTCCTCCCCCATCTTCCCGGCGATAAAAGGCGACTATGCCTGCGTGAATTCTCCGTTTTTCTTTGATTTTGGTGGAAAGGACGCCGACGGCGACAGCCTTACTTACAAGCTGATCACGCCTATGCAGGGATTTTCAGACAAAGCTAATCCTAGTGTTGAAGCTCGCGGTTCGTCCAATTACCCGCGCCTTACGTGGCTTCCAGGCATATCGGAGGCCAATATTATTCCAGGGCCAAAACCTTTGACTGTTAATCCAAGAACAGGAATGTTGTCCGTGACGCCGGGTAATGTCGGCCTTTATGTGTTCGCCGTGCAGGTGGATGAGTTCAGGAATGGGGTGAAAATCGGGACGCTAACCCGGGATTTTCAACTTAAAGTCGTGGATTGCCCTAAAATGGACGCTCCGAAATTGTTGTTTAAACCCAAAGGCAAAAACACTTACTACACGGAAAACGAAATTATTACCGTCAAAAAAGGCGATCCGAATTGCTTTGAAGTAATGGTTACCGATCCCACGGTCAACCAGATCATCCGGATCAATGGCCGGGCAGTTAATAATACGAAAAACTATTTCACCATTCTGCCAGCCGAATTCAAGACTAAAATTGCCAACGACACGCTCAAATTTGAAGTTTGCCTGGATGAATGCTTTGTAACCTACGACGAACGCCCGATCAAGATCGAGCTGATTGCAGAAGACGAAAGCTGCCCGGTTCCGCTGATGGACACGCTCAGCATTCTGATCCGTCGTGAAAGCAGCAGCAACAAATCGCCCGAGGTGACCACTTCTCTGCCCGGCCAGTATGTCCACGTGACAGCGGGTGTGCCGGTCGTTTTCACGGTATATGGCAAGGACATCGACAAAGACAGCATTGCCCTTTCCGGTCGCGGACAGGATTTCAATATGGTCGATATGGCTATGGATTTCAAAGCCATCAGCGGCAAGGCGCAGATTCAGCAAACATTCAAATGGACGCCACCGTGTAATGCAAAAAAAGGTGATACGCTCGCTGTGGATTTCAAGGTGGAAGACATGCGCTGTGTCGGCAATCCGCTGGCGGTTTCGAAGCCGGTGTATTTTGTCGTTGATGAATCGCCCAACACCCCGCCGCTGGTAGAAACATCGCTGGCAACACCAGAGATCACCTACACCATCGGAAGCAGCAGCGAGATCGTCTTCGACGTAATGGCCACAGATCCCGACACCAATACAATCAGCCTGGCCGCCGCCGGGCGCGGATTCAGCATTGGGGATGCCGGAATGAAGTTCGCCAACAAAACCGGTGTCAAAGAAGTAAGCTCTCCCTACGCCTGGTCACCCGAGTGTTCCATGCTCGATGGGCAGTCCGAAAAAGCCTTCATGATCGACTTCATCACCCAAGACAAAAGCTGCGCTGCAGCAAGCGACACAACGACGGTCAAGGTCATTGTGAAGGACGACACTTCGGACGTTGTTCCCGAATTTCCAAACGTGATCACACCCAACAATGACGGCAAAAATGACTGCTTTGTCTTAGAGGATTTACCTGCCGATAACTGTGTCAATCAGTTCAAAGATGTAACGATTTTTAACCGTTGGGGAAAGCAGGTTTATTATTCAAAAATCCGCAAAAACTGGTGCCCTGCCAGCATCTCCCAAGGCTACTATTACTACGTCGTGCAGTATACAAAAAAGTCTTTCAAAGGCGGGCTAACCATTCTTAAATAG
- a CDS encoding Rrf2 family transcriptional regulator, which translates to MNNGRFGISVHILSLLAFEADEWISSEYLAGSVNINPVLIRKELGNLRTHGLVVSKEGKAGGSKLARPAESIFLSEIYDAIRQNDLLGRGINAPNPECHVGRQINVYLDALYTEAELALRTNLAKKSLAHFCLNFEPKS; encoded by the coding sequence ATGAATAACGGACGGTTCGGTATTTCGGTGCATATCCTTTCCTTACTCGCTTTTGAAGCTGACGAATGGATTTCTTCTGAGTATTTGGCAGGCAGTGTTAATATAAATCCTGTGCTTATCCGGAAGGAGTTAGGCAACCTTCGCACCCATGGGCTCGTCGTTAGCAAGGAAGGCAAGGCAGGCGGCAGCAAGCTTGCTAGGCCGGCTGAGTCTATATTTCTATCCGAGATTTATGATGCAATACGGCAGAATGATTTGCTCGGAAGAGGCATTAATGCGCCCAATCCGGAGTGCCATGTAGGGCGGCAAATCAATGTATATCTGGACGCACTTTACACCGAAGCTGAGCTCGCATTGAGGACCAATCTGGCAAAGAAATCACTGGCACATTTCTGCCTAAATTTCGAGCCGAAAAGCTGA
- a CDS encoding ComEC/Rec2 family competence protein, producing MLTRSPFVGIVLSYITGILLNEIIPQYAGTPTFLLPLALFFLAVCFIFYIKILKTAFGIAFALFFVSLGAWTMQNFEQHNEANIKVLANAGYDAYEAEIKSLPEKRTKTLRYEAHITRIKVREKWSKVDLKALINISHDASNIPEPGNTIIVHGTLERPMEAGNPMQFDYRQYLRNKGIVWTDYLTERSFQIMPIADHSFFLNHWSNGISKWAAQTFRKNVDDDEAYGLIKAMLLGRRDDLRSDQISDYTTSGTVHILSVSGMHVAIIFLVISHLLGWMKRWRLGKIGYLALMIGLLGFYALVTGLPPSVQRATLMCIVFVVAEVFGRKQNAMNTLALSALLILLIDPAALYDVGFQLSYMAMSGIFLLYEPLNAIFTPQNRILKFVWQISALSFAAQLATFPLSLFYFHQFPTYFWLVNPFVIAFTNVLLPAALMLLLVSPLNVIWLQVVINKIVWLSAFLTNIAVSVPKSLPGYLLENLNLDKIEVVLLYALLFTIWYAYHIRSYQYLKLSYLLVMLFTTYSVPKSIQTRDSDRMAVHQIPRHEVVSIKQGKSLYIVSDRAFAKDLDAYNFYVKNYATSQEVEETVFITAQ from the coding sequence ATGCTGACACGGTCGCCATTCGTCGGGATTGTATTGTCTTACATTACCGGCATTTTGCTGAACGAAATCATTCCTCAGTATGCAGGGACACCGACGTTTCTGCTGCCGCTGGCGCTTTTCTTTCTAGCCGTCTGTTTTATTTTTTATATCAAAATCCTGAAAACAGCATTCGGGATTGCATTCGCATTGTTTTTTGTTTCGCTGGGCGCATGGACGATGCAGAATTTCGAGCAACATAATGAAGCGAACATTAAAGTGCTCGCAAATGCTGGATATGATGCTTATGAAGCGGAAATTAAGAGCTTACCAGAGAAACGCACGAAAACACTTCGCTATGAAGCACATATCACGCGCATAAAGGTGCGGGAGAAGTGGAGTAAGGTTGATTTGAAAGCATTGATTAACATCAGCCACGACGCGAGCAACATTCCCGAACCCGGCAACACAATAATAGTCCACGGCACATTAGAACGCCCGATGGAAGCCGGAAATCCAATGCAGTTTGATTACCGGCAATATCTGCGAAACAAAGGAATTGTATGGACCGATTATCTGACGGAGCGTTCGTTTCAAATCATGCCGATTGCTGACCATTCCTTTTTTCTTAACCATTGGAGCAACGGCATTTCGAAATGGGCTGCGCAAACGTTCAGGAAAAATGTGGACGACGACGAAGCCTACGGGTTGATTAAAGCCATGTTATTAGGCAGGAGAGACGATCTCCGCTCTGATCAGATCAGCGACTACACCACATCCGGGACCGTTCACATTCTTTCGGTTTCGGGCATGCATGTTGCGATTATTTTCCTGGTTATCAGTCATTTGTTGGGTTGGATGAAGCGCTGGCGTCTTGGAAAGATTGGTTATTTAGCGCTGATGATCGGGTTGCTAGGCTTTTATGCATTGGTAACAGGCTTGCCGCCGTCGGTGCAGCGGGCAACGCTCATGTGTATTGTGTTTGTTGTTGCGGAGGTTTTTGGCCGGAAACAAAATGCCATGAATACGCTTGCATTGTCTGCATTGTTGATCCTGCTCATTGATCCGGCTGCCCTTTACGATGTAGGGTTTCAGCTTTCTTACATGGCCATGAGCGGAATATTCCTGCTTTATGAGCCTTTAAATGCCATTTTTACACCGCAGAACAGGATCTTAAAATTTGTCTGGCAGATTTCTGCATTGTCATTCGCGGCACAGTTGGCCACATTCCCGCTCAGCTTGTTTTACTTTCATCAATTCCCGACTTATTTCTGGCTGGTTAATCCATTCGTGATCGCCTTTACAAACGTTCTGTTGCCGGCCGCGCTGATGCTCCTGCTGGTGTCGCCATTGAATGTCATTTGGCTGCAAGTGGTTATCAATAAAATAGTTTGGCTGTCGGCTTTTCTGACCAACATTGCTGTTTCCGTGCCCAAATCCTTGCCCGGATATTTGTTGGAAAACCTTAATCTGGATAAAATTGAAGTGGTTTTGTTATATGCGCTCCTGTTCACAATCTGGTATGCGTATCACATACGATCTTATCAATATTTAAAACTTTCCTACCTGCTGGTCATGCTTTTTACAACCTATTCTGTTCCTAAAAGCATTCAGACTCGCGATTCGGACCGAATGGCCGTGCATCAGATTCCCAGGCATGAGGTTGTGAGCATTAAGCAGGGGAAATCGCTTTATATAGTGAGTGACCGGGCTTTTGCGAAGGATTTGGACGCATATAATTTTTACGTTAAAAATTACGCGACGAGCCAGGAAGTGGAAGAAACGGTGTTTATTACTGCGCAGTAA